The following proteins are co-located in the Haloplanus sp. HW8-1 genome:
- a CDS encoding ArsR/SmtB family transcription factor → MSLFDILGSKARLQIIRELATEPRYVSELADRVGMDGKTAVHHLSTLEEADIVESYRTSRRKYYRLTKRIELRASPDPDPMFLLHADDVDEAERSQ, encoded by the coding sequence ATGTCTTTGTTCGATATCCTCGGGAGCAAGGCACGACTGCAGATCATCCGCGAGCTAGCCACGGAGCCCCGGTACGTCTCCGAACTCGCCGATCGGGTGGGGATGGACGGCAAGACGGCCGTCCACCACCTCTCGACGCTCGAGGAGGCGGATATCGTCGAGAGCTACCGCACGAGCCGCCGCAAGTACTACCGACTGACCAAGCGCATCGAACTCCGGGCGTCGCCCGACCCCGACCCCATGTTTCTCCTGCACGCCGACGACGTCGACGAAGCGGAGCGGTCTCAGTAG
- a CDS encoding ABC transporter substrate-binding protein gives MQSTPTRRSFLVAAGAAGTTGLAGCLGGTNGGGGNGTDTEAPTDTDTPTGTATGTPIPDESSLLLNWKPSGLHVPYFTAKAKGFYEEEGLTLGSIETGEGSTFSAKQVGLGNVDFAVTSSDQVLNINSRGLSPQSVSVVMQKSPAVVFSTRETFGGELTDVEQLAGRTVGTGPGMVRRLTSLLLEEAGVREDVEMVDTGYDTVQQLLSGKVDAAGGVFGDAISAEAQGYTVDSVPVAETIPSYGHVIAAKRDWADSNPEAVRAFLRATARGAAWAHERPAEATDLLVEANGVLAESRDQQRRKWETMAEEFMLSDAVREHGWGWSEAEPWRVVHDALADADALGGRVDPSTVWTNDYLGTDAESVGSFAD, from the coding sequence ATGCAATCGACACCGACGAGACGGTCCTTTCTCGTCGCGGCGGGGGCGGCGGGAACGACGGGACTCGCGGGGTGTCTCGGCGGAACGAACGGCGGTGGGGGCAACGGGACCGACACGGAGGCGCCGACCGACACGGACACGCCGACCGGCACCGCCACGGGAACGCCGATTCCGGACGAGTCGTCGCTGCTCCTCAACTGGAAGCCGAGCGGCCTCCACGTGCCGTACTTCACCGCGAAGGCAAAGGGGTTCTACGAGGAGGAGGGACTGACGCTCGGTTCGATCGAAACCGGCGAGGGATCGACGTTCTCGGCGAAGCAGGTCGGCCTCGGCAACGTCGACTTCGCGGTCACCAGTAGCGATCAGGTGTTGAACATCAACAGTCGGGGGCTCTCGCCGCAGTCGGTGAGTGTCGTGATGCAGAAGAGTCCAGCGGTGGTGTTCTCGACCCGGGAGACCTTCGGCGGGGAACTGACGGACGTCGAACAACTCGCCGGCAGGACGGTGGGTACCGGTCCCGGGATGGTTCGGAGGCTCACATCGCTACTCTTGGAGGAAGCGGGCGTTCGGGAGGACGTGGAGATGGTCGATACGGGCTACGACACGGTCCAGCAACTCCTCTCGGGAAAGGTCGACGCCGCGGGTGGGGTCTTCGGTGACGCCATCAGTGCCGAGGCCCAGGGGTACACGGTCGACAGCGTCCCCGTCGCGGAGACGATTCCCTCCTACGGCCACGTGATCGCGGCCAAGCGGGACTGGGCGGACTCGAATCCCGAGGCCGTCCGGGCCTTCCTGCGGGCGACCGCCCGCGGAGCCGCGTGGGCTCACGAGCGGCCCGCCGAGGCGACCGACCTGCTCGTCGAAGCAAACGGCGTCCTCGCGGAGTCACGCGACCAGCAGCGACGGAAGTGGGAGACCATGGCCGAGGAGTTCATGCTGAGCGACGCCGTCAGGGAACACGGCTGGGGCTGGAGCGAGGCCGAACCCTGGCGGGTCGTCCACGACGCCCTCGCGGACGCCGACGCCCTCGGCGGCCGGGTCGATCCGAGTACCGTCTGGACCAACGACTACCTCGGCACCGACGCCGAGTCCGTGGGGTCGTTCGCGGACTAG
- a CDS encoding HalOD1 output domain-containing protein has protein sequence MAITELDAIHHVHHDADGDERLSATLVDAVASLADTDPADLPPLETRINVAALDGLWDTDSPEPPASGCLTFTYAGYVVVVRSTGTVFLRERDGD, from the coding sequence ATGGCTATCACGGAACTCGACGCGATCCACCACGTCCACCACGACGCGGACGGCGACGAGCGACTGAGCGCCACCCTCGTCGACGCCGTCGCTTCCCTCGCCGACACCGATCCCGCCGATCTGCCGCCGCTCGAAACGCGGATCAACGTGGCCGCGCTCGATGGTCTCTGGGACACCGACTCCCCGGAGCCACCCGCATCCGGTTGCCTCACGTTCACTTACGCCGGGTACGTCGTCGTTGTCCGGAGCACCGGCACCGTGTTTCTCCGGGAGCGGGATGGGGACTAA
- a CDS encoding sodium:calcium antiporter, whose product MVLGLPGELVSVALFLVGVVIVIVSVETFIEAVAEGALALGVSGFFLTVVLAGTDLENVILGIAAAYDRLPDLALGTVFGEALFILGAAVGLAGVLVPFETDVPRNYLGITLLAPFLFFGLALDGTLSRFDGAVLTATFVPYLGIIYTLERYTDTRYLSAEDVEIMEEEREATAENSDERGEDEDGTWFGLDVDPDLDVDGLVEDHVPERYEGPAFLGVALVAAVGMTVGSELAVEGAKELLTLLGVTGLAFGATVMSFIASLEELFLTVEPVRQGRPHIGVGNVVGSMLFFVSANAGLIAMVRPLNTAGTVVTVHWPFFFGTLLIVAIAFYRGKVGRPTGALLLAAYAAYWVANYAV is encoded by the coding sequence ATGGTACTCGGACTGCCGGGCGAGTTGGTGTCGGTCGCGCTGTTTCTGGTCGGGGTCGTCATCGTCATCGTCAGCGTCGAGACGTTCATCGAGGCCGTCGCCGAGGGGGCACTCGCGCTCGGCGTTTCCGGGTTCTTCCTGACTGTCGTTCTCGCGGGGACGGACCTCGAGAACGTCATTCTCGGCATCGCGGCGGCGTACGACAGGTTGCCCGACTTGGCGCTCGGCACCGTCTTCGGCGAGGCGCTCTTCATCCTCGGGGCGGCCGTCGGCCTCGCCGGCGTGTTGGTCCCCTTCGAGACGGACGTCCCTCGCAACTACCTCGGCATCACGCTGCTCGCCCCGTTTCTCTTCTTCGGTCTGGCCCTCGACGGCACGCTCTCGCGGTTCGACGGCGCCGTCCTGACCGCGACGTTCGTCCCGTACCTCGGCATCATCTACACGCTCGAACGCTACACGGACACCCGTTACCTCTCGGCCGAGGACGTCGAGATCATGGAGGAGGAACGCGAGGCCACGGCCGAAAACAGTGACGAGCGAGGGGAGGACGAGGACGGGACGTGGTTCGGTCTGGACGTGGATCCGGACCTCGACGTCGACGGACTCGTGGAGGACCACGTCCCCGAACGATACGAGGGACCGGCGTTTCTCGGCGTCGCCCTCGTCGCTGCGGTGGGCATGACGGTCGGCTCCGAACTCGCCGTCGAGGGGGCCAAAGAACTGCTGACACTCCTCGGCGTGACCGGACTCGCCTTCGGCGCGACGGTGATGAGCTTCATCGCGTCGCTCGAAGAACTGTTTCTGACGGTCGAACCCGTCCGGCAGGGGCGTCCCCACATCGGCGTCGGCAACGTCGTGGGGAGCATGCTCTTTTTCGTCAGCGCCAACGCGGGTCTGATCGCGATGGTCCGGCCCCTGAACACGGCCGGAACCGTCGTCACCGTCCACTGGCCGTTCTTTTTCGGCACGCTACTGATCGTCGCCATCGCCTTCTACCGCGGGAAGGTGGGACGCCCGACAGGCGCGCTCTTGCTTGCCGCCTACGCCGCGTACTGGGTGGCGAACTACGCGGTCTGA
- a CDS encoding amphi-Trp domain-containing protein: MADLPDANDGPRTVTDGYFEREVRLSRESTAGFLRDLADQIESEPRLTISTDEWEIPFEFDEPIEVEVEFVGETHRQLELELEFEWSPPEDEIGVS; the protein is encoded by the coding sequence ATGGCCGACCTGCCGGACGCGAACGACGGGCCACGGACCGTGACCGACGGCTACTTCGAGCGGGAGGTACGCCTCTCGCGGGAGTCGACGGCGGGGTTCCTCCGTGACCTCGCCGATCAGATCGAATCGGAACCGCGTCTCACCATCTCGACCGACGAGTGGGAGATCCCCTTCGAGTTCGACGAGCCCATCGAGGTTGAGGTGGAGTTCGTGGGCGAGACCCACCGCCAACTCGAACTCGAACTCGAGTTCGAGTGGTCGCCACCGGAGGACGAGATCGGCGTTAGTTAA
- a CDS encoding aminomethyl transferase family protein encodes MTNDDSTAPDGHPNHPEIDQSDRVLPRNLRQTGDPGIEMLVSTRVRKSPFFHKSFNEEGAWRCTVYNRIYHPRGLVEPEDGGAMKEYEALTESVTLWDVAVERQIRVKGPDAEALTDYVITRDATEIDPMSGKYVILCNEDGGILNDPVLLRVAEDEFWFSISDSTLMQWLQGVNVGMDFDVEIDEIDVAPMQIQGPLSEDVMVDVVGEAVSDIPYYGLMDAEINGCPVLVSQTGFSGEKGFEVYVKDASENAERVWDPVMESVKDHGGRQIAPGHHRRIAAGILSWGQDMDHETSPFQVNLGYQVPNDKDGDYIGKAELERQQRLVENGEYPFNLKMVGLKIAGEPIRDYAPDFWIVSDPDTGTECGYMTSPWWNPDLETNIGLGFVPAEKLQAETDALLNDEIYEENLDLEFAVHLPDEYAEEAGEPAYATVAEVPFKESVNPSAREQAKLNARQDAEE; translated from the coding sequence ATGACAAACGATGACTCCACCGCGCCCGACGGCCACCCGAACCATCCGGAAATCGACCAGTCCGACCGTGTCCTTCCACGGAACCTGCGACAGACCGGCGACCCGGGCATCGAGATGCTCGTCTCGACCCGCGTTCGGAAGTCGCCCTTCTTCCACAAGTCCTTCAACGAGGAGGGAGCGTGGCGCTGTACGGTCTACAACCGGATCTACCACCCGCGGGGTCTGGTCGAACCCGAAGACGGCGGCGCGATGAAGGAGTACGAGGCGCTTACAGAGAGCGTGACGCTGTGGGACGTGGCGGTCGAGCGCCAGATCCGGGTGAAGGGGCCGGACGCCGAGGCGCTGACGGACTACGTCATCACCCGGGATGCCACGGAGATCGACCCGATGTCCGGCAAGTACGTCATCCTCTGTAACGAGGACGGCGGCATCCTGAACGATCCGGTCCTCCTGCGGGTCGCCGAGGACGAGTTCTGGTTTTCCATCTCGGATTCGACGCTCATGCAGTGGCTTCAGGGCGTCAACGTCGGCATGGACTTCGACGTGGAGATCGACGAGATCGACGTGGCGCCGATGCAGATTCAGGGGCCTCTGTCCGAGGACGTGATGGTCGACGTCGTCGGCGAGGCGGTCAGCGACATCCCCTACTACGGGCTGATGGACGCCGAGATCAACGGCTGCCCGGTGTTGGTGAGTCAGACGGGCTTCTCCGGTGAGAAGGGCTTCGAGGTCTACGTCAAGGACGCGAGCGAAAACGCCGAACGGGTCTGGGACCCGGTGATGGAGTCGGTCAAGGACCACGGCGGCCGCCAGATCGCGCCCGGACACCACCGCCGTATCGCAGCGGGCATCCTCTCGTGGGGACAGGATATGGACCACGAGACCTCGCCGTTCCAGGTCAACCTCGGCTATCAGGTCCCCAACGACAAGGACGGTGATTACATCGGCAAGGCGGAACTCGAACGCCAGCAACGACTCGTCGAGAACGGGGAGTACCCGTTCAACCTCAAGATGGTCGGCCTGAAGATCGCGGGCGAACCGATCCGCGACTACGCCCCCGACTTCTGGATCGTCTCGGATCCGGACACCGGCACGGAGTGTGGATACATGACCTCGCCGTGGTGGAACCCCGATCTGGAGACGAACATCGGGCTGGGCTTCGTCCCCGCGGAGAAGCTACAGGCCGAGACCGACGCCCTCCTCAACGACGAGATCTACGAGGAGAACCTCGACTTGGAGTTCGCGGTTCACCTGCCAGACGAGTACGCCGAGGAGGCGGGCGAACCCGCGTACGCGACGGTCGCCGAGGTGCCGTTCAAGGAGTCCGTGAACCCCAGCGCCAGGGAGCAGGCAAAACTGAACGCCCGGCAGGACGCCGAGGAGTAG
- a CDS encoding ABC transporter permease: MATSDRRLAAIETPTVSRADVQSVAGHVWPPVAVFTVVVGCWQWFVTATGVPAVVLPSPVDVLTAAVATRGALLAAAGVTALTAALGLVGGVVVGLTLAFAMVGSRAAAAVLHPYLIALRIAPLIAIAPLVFLWIGDGVLSRGALVTTMTVFPVAIASVDGLRSVPREYTDLARSVRAPSTRTFLRIRVPAAAPSVFAGVKLAAALAVVGTVVAEFLTLQSGLGYRLFHTAEFLQTSATFATLGVLTLLGLGFYLAPAAVERRLDWG; encoded by the coding sequence ATGGCCACCTCCGACCGACGACTCGCGGCCATCGAGACGCCGACGGTGAGCCGTGCGGACGTCCAGTCGGTCGCGGGCCACGTCTGGCCACCCGTCGCCGTCTTCACCGTCGTCGTCGGCTGCTGGCAGTGGTTCGTGACGGCGACCGGCGTCCCGGCCGTGGTCCTCCCCTCGCCGGTGGACGTGCTGACGGCGGCCGTCGCGACCCGCGGGGCCCTGCTCGCGGCGGCTGGCGTCACGGCGCTGACGGCGGCGCTCGGTCTGGTCGGCGGGGTCGTCGTCGGCCTCACGCTCGCCTTCGCGATGGTCGGGTCGCGCGCGGCGGCGGCGGTGCTTCACCCCTACCTGATCGCGCTGCGCATCGCGCCGCTGATCGCCATCGCCCCCCTCGTCTTCCTCTGGATCGGTGACGGCGTGCTCTCGCGGGGCGCCCTCGTCACCACGATGACGGTGTTTCCCGTCGCCATCGCGTCGGTCGACGGCCTCCGGTCGGTCCCCCGGGAGTACACCGACCTCGCCCGCTCGGTCCGTGCGCCGTCGACGAGGACCTTCCTCCGGATTCGGGTGCCGGCGGCCGCACCCAGCGTCTTCGCGGGCGTGAAACTCGCCGCGGCGCTCGCCGTCGTCGGCACCGTCGTCGCGGAGTTTCTCACCCTCCAGTCGGGGCTCGGCTACCGGCTCTTTCACACCGCCGAGTTCCTGCAAACGAGCGCCACCTTCGCCACGCTCGGCGTACTCACGCTGCTCGGTCTCGGCTTCTATCTCGCGCCGGCGGCGGTCGAACGCCGGCTGGACTGGGGATGA
- a CDS encoding ABC transporter ATP-binding protein → MIRVENLSVAYGDLRALADVSLDVADGEFVTVVGPSGCGKTTLLRTIGGLEEPTTGEVTVDGDPPGVAQSDARLGFVFQEHTLLPWKTALENVTFLRRMAGKDPDPAGARDLLATTGLDGFEDARPAELSGGMKQRVAIARAIHLGADVLLMDEPFGELDEITRDEMSVEILRLWRETRKTVVFVTHSVPEAVFLGDRCVVVSGASDPAAGDDSPGRIVAEFEVDLPRPRDESVFGSEAFGAQVARVRRALHDDT, encoded by the coding sequence ATGATCCGCGTAGAGAACCTGTCGGTTGCCTACGGCGACTTGCGTGCCCTCGCCGACGTCTCGCTCGACGTCGCCGACGGCGAGTTCGTCACGGTCGTCGGGCCGTCAGGCTGTGGCAAGACCACCCTGTTGCGGACCATCGGTGGGCTAGAGGAACCGACGACGGGCGAGGTTACCGTCGACGGTGACCCACCCGGCGTCGCTCAGTCCGACGCCCGCCTCGGGTTCGTCTTCCAGGAGCATACGCTCCTGCCCTGGAAGACGGCCCTCGAGAACGTCACCTTCCTCCGTCGGATGGCGGGCAAGGACCCCGATCCGGCGGGGGCTCGCGACCTCCTGGCGACGACCGGACTCGACGGGTTCGAGGACGCCCGTCCCGCCGAACTCTCCGGCGGTATGAAACAGCGGGTCGCCATCGCCCGGGCCATCCATCTCGGCGCCGACGTGTTGCTGATGGACGAGCCGTTCGGCGAACTCGACGAGATCACCCGCGACGAGATGAGCGTCGAGATCCTCCGGCTCTGGCGCGAGACCCGCAAGACCGTCGTGTTCGTCACCCACAGCGTGCCGGAGGCGGTGTTTCTCGGCGACCGCTGTGTCGTCGTCTCGGGCGCCAGCGATCCGGCGGCCGGCGACGACTCGCCCGGACGGATCGTCGCCGAGTTCGAGGTCGACCTTCCGCGTCCCCGCGACGAGTCGGTGTTCGGTTCCGAGGCCTTCGGCGCGCAGGTCGCCCGGGTTCGTCGGGCGCTTCACGACGACACATGA
- a CDS encoding helix-turn-helix domain-containing protein, with product MSLIAVVEIGHPDLALTPTIRSTDASVEVVSHTATDPETGMFFFLVESDSFPTFEAALERDHTVEESMLVAEASSTRIYRLRHSPGTKLVSPTTIEMGGLMLEAESTDTGWSIRTQLPDRETLGRLWEYCDGEGIDFEIDHIYSLDEFSVDDGVGLTDAQRDALLTAYEAGYFEEPRGTSLQELADDLGISPTAVGGRIRRGTSRLIERTLVEDE from the coding sequence ATGAGCCTCATCGCGGTCGTCGAAATCGGTCATCCGGATCTGGCGCTCACGCCCACCATCCGCTCGACCGACGCGTCGGTGGAGGTGGTGTCTCACACTGCGACCGATCCCGAGACGGGGATGTTCTTCTTTCTCGTCGAATCGGACTCCTTTCCAACGTTCGAGGCGGCCCTCGAACGCGACCATACGGTCGAGGAATCGATGCTGGTCGCCGAGGCGTCGTCGACGCGTATCTACCGACTCCGTCACTCCCCCGGGACGAAACTCGTCTCCCCGACCACGATCGAGATGGGGGGACTCATGCTCGAAGCCGAGAGCACTGATACCGGCTGGTCGATTCGGACGCAACTTCCCGACCGCGAGACGCTCGGTAGGCTCTGGGAATACTGCGACGGTGAGGGAATCGACTTCGAGATCGATCACATCTACAGCCTCGACGAGTTCTCGGTCGACGACGGCGTCGGACTCACCGACGCCCAGCGTGATGCCCTGCTGACTGCCTACGAGGCGGGGTACTTCGAGGAACCCCGTGGTACCTCGCTACAGGAACTGGCCGACGACCTCGGCATCTCGCCGACCGCCGTCGGCGGTCGCATCCGTCGGGGGACGTCCCGACTCATCGAGCGGACGCTCGTCGAGGACGAGTGA
- a CDS encoding ABC transporter permease — MSVAERVPFPDVTLPVAGLVGAVACWWAITTFFAIPAFLLPSPVAVAARLAGNPELYLTNAAETLRKVLVGGAVGVVGGFSLALVVATVPLLKRAIYPYLVAARVLPKIAVAPLFLIYFGVGFGTAVLFVALVVFFPVVVGTAAGLSRTPEAHLDLLRSVDADPVRTFLAVRLRHALPDVFAGLKQAVTLAVVGAVVAEWILSNDGLGSLVLVASENVQVDVMLAALAVLLPIGLLLYGAVTLCQRAVVWQ, encoded by the coding sequence ATGAGCGTCGCCGAACGCGTCCCCTTCCCGGACGTGACACTGCCGGTCGCGGGACTCGTCGGCGCCGTCGCCTGCTGGTGGGCGATCACGACCTTCTTTGCCATCCCCGCGTTCCTCCTACCGTCGCCCGTCGCCGTCGCCGCCCGCCTCGCCGGCAACCCGGAACTCTACCTCACCAACGCCGCCGAGACGCTCCGGAAGGTCCTCGTCGGCGGCGCCGTCGGAGTGGTCGGGGGCTTCTCGCTCGCCCTCGTCGTCGCCACGGTCCCCCTGCTCAAGCGAGCGATCTACCCCTACCTCGTCGCCGCCCGCGTCCTCCCGAAGATCGCCGTCGCACCGCTGTTTCTCATCTACTTCGGCGTCGGCTTCGGCACGGCCGTCCTCTTCGTCGCCCTCGTCGTCTTCTTCCCCGTGGTCGTCGGGACGGCGGCCGGCCTCTCGCGGACCCCCGAGGCGCACCTCGACTTGCTCCGCTCGGTCGACGCCGATCCCGTCCGCACCTTCCTCGCGGTTCGGCTCCGGCACGCGCTCCCGGACGTCTTCGCGGGGTTGAAACAGGCGGTCACGCTCGCCGTCGTCGGCGCCGTCGTCGCCGAGTGGATCCTCTCGAACGACGGCCTTGGCTCACTCGTCCTCGTCGCCTCCGAGAACGTGCAGGTGGACGTGATGCTCGCGGCGCTCGCGGTCCTCCTGCCGATCGGTCTGCTGCTCTACGGCGCCGTGACCCTCTGTCAGCGTGCGGTCGTGTGGCAGTGA
- a CDS encoding methylenetetrahydrofolate reductase produces MSLTTSTDTADGASRLLTDPRFELMPFDSVEGQMERLPEGAEIAITASPQLGLDATVEWSEKAAARGYEPIPHVAARYVRDDDHLDEVAGRLDDAGVTDVFVPGGDREDPVGEFESAHDLLVALEDLGYAFDEVGITGYPEGHDFLDDRTLAEAMERKAPHATYLTTQLCYDPEAIRRWIETVRDREIDLPVEVGIPGVMKYQRLLNISQKVGVGDSVRFLRKTSGIVGFVRQLVGSRGKYTPDAIVDGLAPYAADPEYDIRGLHIYTFNQAADTEAWRRGRLED; encoded by the coding sequence ATGTCCCTCACCACATCGACCGATACCGCCGACGGTGCATCGAGACTGCTCACCGATCCCCGGTTCGAGCTCATGCCCTTCGACAGCGTCGAGGGGCAGATGGAACGGCTCCCGGAGGGTGCCGAGATCGCGATCACGGCCTCGCCCCAACTCGGCCTCGACGCGACGGTTGAGTGGTCCGAGAAGGCGGCCGCCCGGGGGTACGAGCCGATCCCTCACGTCGCCGCCCGGTACGTGCGCGACGACGACCATCTCGACGAGGTTGCCGGCCGCCTCGATGACGCCGGCGTCACCGACGTCTTCGTTCCCGGTGGCGACCGCGAAGACCCCGTCGGCGAGTTCGAGTCGGCCCACGACCTCCTCGTTGCGCTCGAAGACCTCGGCTACGCCTTCGACGAGGTGGGCATCACCGGCTACCCCGAGGGCCACGACTTCCTCGACGACCGGACGCTGGCCGAGGCGATGGAGCGGAAAGCTCCCCACGCCACGTATCTCACGACACAGCTCTGTTACGATCCCGAGGCTATCCGCCGCTGGATCGAGACGGTGCGCGACCGGGAAATCGACCTTCCGGTCGAGGTGGGGATTCCGGGCGTGATGAAGTACCAGCGCTTGTTGAACATCTCTCAGAAAGTCGGCGTCGGCGACTCCGTGCGCTTCCTGCGGAAGACGAGCGGCATCGTGGGGTTCGTTCGCCAACTCGTCGGCTCGCGCGGGAAGTACACGCCCGATGCGATCGTCGACGGATTGGCCCCCTACGCCGCCGACCCCGAGTACGACATCCGGGGGCTCCACATCTACACGTTCAACCAGGCGGCCGATACCGAGGCGTGGCGGCGTGGCCGACTCGAGGACTGA
- a CDS encoding sodium:calcium antiporter: MVRTRMVVGIVLLLSLLVASPATSAVAQDFGVDGPAGTVVAQDAGEGGEEGEAGDGEEGGIEGAIEGFIEAQGTIGAVIVLLGGILLLTACTEKLISYLARASLNMKMSLFALAIVFTGFEFDDTILALVLSSGGLEQAALGTALGTGLAIIGITLAVAAIIKPFPVDLPTDYIVIFGLAPLILVPFVLLGTLTFVHGVILTAFFVFSFAYFIVRERQRDIPVFRNTELGQELEDLRTDGGMARPNSVEEIPEDHLLGDLANSGIVWIGLSLLALAGIVFAAMLLEGGSEVVIEGFGIEETVFGATFLTLVLTFEDIMLTIEPVRRGFPEIGVGNVIGSVLFSVTGNIGVIMFLSEVDISSSVLTFHLPAMIIVTVLAAYFFYEGAMKRWHGALLGGLYVAYWIVALVVFSGVPIGE, from the coding sequence ATGGTACGAACGCGGATGGTCGTCGGTATCGTGTTGTTACTGTCGCTGCTCGTCGCCTCTCCGGCCACGTCCGCGGTCGCTCAGGATTTCGGGGTCGACGGCCCGGCCGGGACGGTCGTCGCACAGGACGCGGGCGAAGGGGGCGAGGAAGGCGAAGCGGGTGACGGGGAAGAAGGCGGAATCGAGGGTGCCATCGAAGGCTTCATCGAGGCGCAGGGAACCATCGGCGCGGTGATCGTCCTTCTCGGCGGTATCCTCCTCCTGACGGCGTGTACGGAGAAACTCATCAGCTACCTCGCCCGTGCGTCGCTCAACATGAAGATGTCGCTGTTCGCACTCGCGATCGTCTTCACCGGCTTCGAGTTCGACGACACGATCCTCGCCTTGGTCCTGTCGAGTGGCGGACTAGAGCAGGCAGCGCTCGGGACGGCACTCGGCACTGGCCTGGCGATCATCGGTATCACGCTCGCGGTGGCCGCAATCATCAAACCGTTCCCGGTCGACTTGCCGACGGACTACATCGTCATCTTCGGACTCGCGCCGCTCATCCTCGTCCCGTTCGTCCTGCTCGGGACGCTGACGTTCGTCCACGGTGTCATCCTGACCGCCTTCTTCGTGTTCTCGTTCGCGTACTTCATCGTCCGCGAACGGCAGCGCGACATCCCGGTCTTCCGAAACACCGAACTCGGACAGGAACTCGAGGATCTGCGAACCGACGGTGGGATGGCACGCCCCAACTCGGTCGAAGAGATCCCCGAAGACCATCTCCTCGGTGACCTCGCCAACTCCGGCATCGTCTGGATCGGCCTCTCCCTCCTCGCGCTCGCGGGTATCGTCTTCGCTGCAATGTTGCTCGAAGGCGGGTCCGAAGTCGTGATCGAAGGGTTCGGCATCGAGGAGACCGTCTTCGGGGCGACGTTCCTCACACTGGTCCTCACGTTCGAGGACATCATGCTCACCATCGAACCGGTCCGCCGTGGCTTCCCCGAGATCGGCGTCGGCAACGTCATCGGAAGCGTGCTGTTCTCCGTGACCGGCAACATCGGCGTCATCATGTTCCTCAGCGAGGTGGACATCTCGTCGTCCGTGCTCACGTTCCACCTCCCGGCCATGATCATCGTGACCGTGCTGGCGGCCTACTTCTTCTACGAGGGGGCGATGAAGCGCTGGCACGGCGCCTTGCTCGGCGGTCTCTACGTCGCCTACTGGATCGTCGCGCTCGTCGTGTTCAGCGGCGTGCCGATCGGGGAGTGA